The Geomonas ferrireducens genome includes a window with the following:
- a CDS encoding AMP-binding protein, giving the protein MKTLVDLFHSFAPLGDKTALINRTGVRRFTVSYRELSDLSLRMANLLAQRGVAPGDRVLLWGPNSSWWGVAYWGIIMRGAIAVPVDFMSDRARAESILGLTKARIVLQSRFKPERLDVPDALFLEDLQYLLEEVAPYPDAVHPDPDDIAQLIYTSGTTGNPKGVILTHRNLVANMVQINEGVPIITPHFSFLSLLPLSHMFEQMGGFFTPLYRGATVIYPRTLKPSAIMEALGDEDVYVIMSVPRLMQLLKSSIERELAEKKLDGVFSWLAGKAQPLSKAARKMLFFPVHKKFGSNFAVFVSGGAPLDPDVFRFWDGMGFTVLEGYGLSECSPVLCVNTIDRQVAGSVGPPLPGVELRLDGKEVVVKGDNVFPGYYQNEEATRAAFTADGWFKTGDLGEITPDGWLTIKGREKELIVTGGGVNVYPDELEGVLNKVPGVKESCVIGLDRGAGEEVHAVLLLDDSGKRPEEILAEANAKLDSLHQITGYTIWNEPEFPKTTTLKIRKFQVKEHVKKGAAEGGGGASRDHLVNLLAKVTGADPDQIKEESLLVADLGLTSIGRLELVNYLEQEFRLDIEDSQLGPQTRVSELRRIISRREKGEHHGHYRFWTNSAPVRALRMIGDALINYPLYRFFAKLQVRGAENLAKLDGPVIIVANHLGYFDQPSLMFALPREIRYRTATAAWEEFFFDDYRGFERVWRRLAYQYGTLFLNLFPLPQTGGFSGAVKYMGKLTDSGLNTLIFPEGGHSPDGTMKDFQLGLGIIAKELGIPILPVKISGTDKVLPPHQASLPRRGTVTVTFGKPLHFRFEEPAEIVTRAHKAVSEL; this is encoded by the coding sequence ATGAAGACTCTGGTAGATCTATTTCATAGCTTTGCTCCACTCGGCGACAAGACGGCTCTCATCAACCGGACCGGTGTGCGCCGATTCACCGTTTCCTACCGGGAGCTGTCCGATCTTTCGCTAAGGATGGCGAACCTGCTGGCGCAGCGCGGCGTTGCCCCGGGTGACCGGGTGCTGCTTTGGGGCCCGAACTCATCCTGGTGGGGCGTCGCCTACTGGGGCATCATCATGCGCGGCGCCATCGCCGTCCCCGTCGACTTCATGTCGGACCGTGCGCGCGCCGAGTCGATCCTGGGGCTCACCAAGGCCCGAATCGTACTGCAAAGCCGCTTCAAGCCCGAGCGCCTAGACGTTCCGGATGCGCTGTTCCTCGAGGATCTCCAGTACCTTCTGGAGGAGGTAGCCCCGTATCCTGATGCCGTGCATCCCGACCCCGACGACATCGCGCAGCTGATCTACACCTCAGGTACTACCGGGAACCCGAAGGGGGTCATACTGACCCACAGGAACCTGGTCGCCAACATGGTGCAGATAAACGAGGGTGTCCCCATCATCACCCCCCACTTCTCGTTTCTCTCACTTTTGCCCCTCTCGCACATGTTCGAACAGATGGGGGGATTCTTCACGCCGCTTTACCGGGGCGCCACGGTGATCTACCCGCGCACGCTGAAGCCCTCCGCCATCATGGAGGCGCTCGGTGATGAGGACGTCTACGTCATCATGTCCGTGCCGCGCCTGATGCAGCTTCTGAAAAGCTCCATCGAGCGGGAGCTCGCCGAGAAGAAACTGGACGGCGTTTTCTCCTGGCTCGCCGGAAAGGCGCAGCCGCTCTCAAAAGCGGCCCGGAAAATGCTCTTCTTTCCGGTGCACAAGAAGTTCGGCAGCAATTTCGCCGTCTTCGTTTCCGGCGGGGCGCCGCTCGATCCCGACGTCTTCCGCTTCTGGGACGGCATGGGCTTCACCGTCCTCGAGGGGTACGGGCTTTCCGAATGCTCACCGGTCCTTTGCGTCAACACCATCGACCGCCAGGTGGCAGGTTCCGTGGGGCCGCCTCTCCCGGGCGTGGAGCTTCGGCTCGACGGCAAGGAAGTGGTGGTAAAAGGCGACAACGTCTTCCCCGGGTATTACCAGAATGAGGAGGCGACCCGCGCCGCCTTCACCGCGGATGGATGGTTCAAAACCGGCGACTTGGGCGAGATCACCCCGGACGGTTGGCTCACCATCAAGGGGAGGGAGAAGGAGCTCATCGTCACCGGCGGCGGGGTGAACGTCTACCCGGATGAGTTGGAGGGGGTGCTTAACAAGGTTCCGGGGGTGAAGGAATCGTGCGTCATCGGTCTGGACCGCGGTGCCGGCGAGGAGGTGCATGCAGTTTTGCTGCTCGACGACAGCGGGAAAAGGCCCGAAGAGATACTCGCCGAAGCGAACGCCAAGCTCGACTCGCTGCACCAGATCACCGGATACACCATCTGGAACGAGCCGGAGTTCCCGAAGACCACAACGCTCAAGATCAGGAAATTCCAAGTCAAGGAGCACGTGAAAAAAGGGGCTGCCGAGGGGGGCGGCGGTGCGAGCCGGGATCACCTCGTGAACCTTCTCGCCAAGGTGACCGGCGCCGATCCTGATCAGATCAAGGAGGAGTCCCTGCTGGTCGCGGACCTTGGCCTGACCTCGATCGGACGGCTCGAACTGGTGAACTACCTGGAGCAGGAGTTTCGCCTCGACATCGAGGACTCCCAGCTCGGCCCGCAGACCCGTGTCTCCGAGTTGCGCCGCATCATCTCCCGTCGCGAGAAGGGAGAGCATCACGGCCACTACCGCTTCTGGACCAACTCCGCACCGGTCCGCGCGCTGCGCATGATCGGGGACGCCCTGATAAACTACCCGCTCTACCGCTTCTTCGCGAAGCTTCAGGTGCGTGGTGCGGAGAACCTGGCCAAGCTCGACGGTCCGGTGATCATCGTCGCCAACCACCTGGGCTACTTCGACCAGCCGTCGCTCATGTTCGCGCTCCCGCGGGAAATCCGTTACCGCACCGCGACGGCGGCCTGGGAAGAGTTCTTCTTCGACGATTACCGTGGCTTTGAACGTGTGTGGCGACGCCTTGCCTACCAGTACGGCACCCTGTTCTTGAACCTTTTTCCGCTGCCTCAGACGGGCGGCTTCTCCGGTGCGGTTAAATACATGGGGAAACTGACCGACAGCGGGCTGAACACCTTGATCTTTCCGGAGGGGGGGCACTCACCGGACGGTACCATGAAGGATTTTCAGTTGGGCCTCGGGATCATCGCCAAGGAACTCGGTATCCCGATACTCCCGGTGAAAATCAGCGGCACCGACAAGGTCCTCCCGCCGCACCAGGCGAGCCTGCCCCGGCGCGGCACGGTAACGGTCACCTTCGGCAAGCCGCTCCATTTCCGTTTCGAGGAGCCCGCCGAGATCGTGACTCGCGCCCATAAGGCCGTATCTGAACTTTGA
- a CDS encoding AI-2E family transporter — protein sequence MDRKTYLSILAALATAGAVVLIVLLAVPVLKPIAWALIIGIATMPHYHRLLRLLNGREGRSAGLMVLAVAVCFVLPVTALVVTAAVHAPDWYQQAEQLFSTIARSGSTAIGQFPFAQNIMALVDRFGVDLAAIGGKVATSSSGIILGLAGDLARNMMSFLGTLLIALFILFFVYRDGDRFVSICIGRLAPDPRKAQQFAGEVRSITTAVVVGTVLTCASQGVLAGVGYWAAGVPAPIFFGTLTAIAALVPVVGTGVIWVPVAAFIALGGSYLAAALLAAWCILFVGFADNAIRPLAIGASSDISTLAVVLGALCGVVSMGILGLIVGPVIFAVLFSMWDDAVSNVEAADQGGIP from the coding sequence ATGGATAGAAAAACTTACCTAAGCATCCTGGCGGCGCTAGCCACGGCAGGCGCCGTCGTTCTTATCGTGCTGCTCGCCGTTCCTGTCCTGAAGCCCATCGCCTGGGCGCTCATCATTGGCATCGCCACCATGCCTCACTACCATCGGCTGCTGCGCCTTTTAAACGGGCGCGAAGGGCGCTCTGCGGGGCTCATGGTGCTTGCGGTTGCGGTCTGCTTCGTTCTCCCCGTTACCGCACTGGTGGTGACCGCCGCCGTCCACGCCCCGGACTGGTACCAGCAGGCGGAGCAGCTTTTCAGCACCATCGCCAGGAGCGGGAGCACTGCCATCGGCCAATTCCCCTTCGCCCAGAATATCATGGCCCTCGTCGATCGTTTCGGCGTCGATCTGGCCGCCATCGGGGGGAAGGTCGCCACCAGCAGCTCCGGCATCATCTTGGGACTTGCCGGAGATCTCGCGCGCAACATGATGAGCTTCCTCGGCACCCTGCTCATCGCCCTGTTCATCCTCTTCTTTGTCTACCGTGACGGTGACCGGTTCGTTTCCATCTGCATCGGCAGGCTCGCCCCTGATCCCCGTAAGGCGCAGCAGTTCGCCGGCGAGGTCCGCTCCATCACCACGGCGGTTGTTGTCGGCACCGTCCTTACCTGTGCCTCGCAAGGGGTGCTTGCCGGCGTTGGGTACTGGGCGGCCGGCGTCCCCGCACCGATCTTTTTCGGGACTCTCACCGCGATAGCGGCGCTGGTTCCCGTGGTCGGCACCGGAGTCATCTGGGTTCCTGTGGCGGCATTCATAGCGCTCGGTGGATCCTATCTTGCGGCGGCGCTTCTCGCGGCCTGGTGCATTCTCTTCGTCGGTTTTGCCGACAACGCTATTCGGCCCCTCGCCATCGGCGCCTCCAGCGACATCTCCACGCTCGCCGTGGTCCTCGGAGCTCTCTGCGGGGTGGTCAGCATGGGGATTTTAGGGCTGATAGTCGGCCCGGTGATCTTCGCCGTCCTTTTCTCCATGTGGGATGATGCGGTTTCCAATGTGGAGGCGGCCGACCAGGGGGGGATCCCGTGA
- a CDS encoding ABC transporter permease has translation MILWRAGMRNVMRHPWLAVLAVLGVALGVAVVTAVDRANESAQRAFRIAAETVAGRATHQIVGGPTGLPEDLYRRLRVELRLRGAAPVVTGHLQLSGVTFQLIGIDPFSEPPIRSFSSRFTDKGVLTDLMTRPGAVLMLRETAAERRLTRGARFPAAVAGAKRELHLAGFLEPPDPVSRAALASVLVCDIATAQELLGQAGRLSRIDLVVPEGEGGEVMLRQVRSALPAGAGIVPAGAKAGALDRLTRAFRLNLTAMSLLALVVGMFLIYNTMTFSVIRRRRLIGMLRALGVSRAEVFSMICVEALIIGVAGTVVGLFAGFLLGSELTRLVTRTINDLYFVTEVRGAPLLPGTFVKGALLGVVATLAAAVPAALEATSAPPRAVLSRSVVESRQRKRVPRAAAFGVLLLLCGGALLLFEHGGIVGGFVGLFILIIGYTLLVPAAVLLITSLLLPLVTPFLGSIGRMAARGVAASLSRTGVATAALVVAVAAGIGVGIMVGGFRLTVQNWLHDWLQADIYLTSADRGGGRYRPPLDPALVHRLLSLKDKAQVTLSRRVQIEGAQGGTEIFSVEVPERTFARYPFKKGDPAQIWGRYSRGEAVLVSEPYSYRHHVGPGDSVTLRTARGPKRFPIAGIIYDYGSDAGIVIMSRRAYVDNFKDESVDGMSFTALKGMQPEQLRTMVLEQVRGEEVTVISNGELRRATVEIFDRTFAITGVLRMLTMLVAFVGILSALMAMQVERARELAVMRAVGLTPGQVWGVICGETAIIGTIAGVLSLPLGIIEALVLIYVINLRSFGWTMQFAVTPGELAEALLLSLSAALIAGIYPSLRIARTSPALALKEED, from the coding sequence ATGATCCTTTGGCGTGCCGGGATGCGCAACGTCATGCGGCACCCCTGGCTTGCCGTCCTCGCCGTGCTTGGGGTCGCCCTCGGCGTAGCCGTCGTGACTGCGGTGGACCGCGCCAACGAATCCGCCCAGCGCGCCTTCCGCATCGCCGCCGAGACCGTCGCCGGACGTGCGACGCACCAGATCGTGGGCGGCCCGACCGGGCTTCCCGAGGATCTCTACCGTCGCCTCCGCGTCGAACTTCGTTTGCGTGGTGCTGCTCCCGTCGTGACCGGCCACCTGCAGCTCTCCGGCGTTACCTTCCAACTGATCGGTATCGATCCCTTCTCCGAACCGCCCATTCGCTCCTTCTCCTCGCGCTTCACCGACAAAGGCGTCCTCACCGACCTGATGACCAGGCCCGGTGCGGTGCTCATGCTGCGCGAGACTGCTGCGGAGCGCCGTTTGACGCGCGGAGCCCGTTTCCCTGCCGCGGTCGCCGGGGCGAAGCGCGAACTCCACCTCGCCGGGTTCCTCGAGCCTCCCGACCCCGTGAGCCGGGCAGCACTCGCCTCGGTGCTGGTCTGCGACATCGCTACGGCCCAGGAGCTTTTGGGGCAGGCCGGACGCCTCTCCCGCATCGACCTGGTGGTTCCGGAAGGGGAGGGGGGAGAGGTGATGCTCCGTCAGGTGCGGTCCGCGCTCCCGGCCGGGGCGGGCATCGTCCCCGCCGGTGCGAAGGCCGGTGCGCTGGACCGGCTGACGCGCGCCTTCCGGCTCAACTTGACCGCGATGAGCCTCCTTGCCCTTGTCGTCGGGATGTTCCTGATCTACAACACGATGACCTTCTCGGTGATACGCAGGCGGCGCCTGATCGGGATGCTGCGGGCCCTGGGCGTGAGCCGTGCCGAGGTCTTCTCCATGATCTGCGTGGAGGCGCTCATCATCGGCGTCGCCGGTACAGTGGTCGGCCTCTTCGCCGGTTTTCTGCTCGGCTCTGAGCTCACCAGGCTTGTCACCAGGACCATCAACGACCTCTACTTCGTTACCGAGGTGCGCGGTGCGCCGCTTCTGCCAGGCACGTTCGTCAAGGGCGCCCTGCTCGGCGTGGTCGCAACGCTTGCCGCGGCCGTCCCGGCAGCGTTGGAGGCGACTTCCGCGCCGCCGCGCGCCGTGCTTTCCCGTTCCGTGGTCGAGTCGCGTCAAAGAAAAAGGGTGCCGCGCGCGGCCGCTTTCGGAGTCTTATTGCTCCTGTGCGGCGGCGCTCTTCTTCTTTTCGAGCATGGAGGCATAGTCGGCGGCTTCGTCGGGCTCTTCATCCTCATCATCGGGTACACGCTGCTCGTTCCCGCCGCCGTGCTGCTTATCACCTCGCTGCTTCTCCCTCTGGTCACCCCATTTCTCGGCTCCATCGGCAGGATGGCTGCACGCGGCGTGGCGGCTTCGCTTTCCCGTACCGGGGTTGCGACGGCCGCGTTGGTCGTAGCGGTCGCGGCCGGTATCGGCGTCGGCATCATGGTGGGGGGCTTCCGCCTTACCGTGCAGAACTGGCTGCACGATTGGCTGCAGGCCGATATCTACCTCACCTCCGCCGATCGCGGTGGCGGGCGCTACCGTCCACCGCTCGACCCCGCCTTGGTGCACCGCCTCTTGTCGCTTAAGGACAAGGCCCAGGTTACCCTTTCGCGGCGCGTACAGATCGAGGGGGCGCAAGGGGGTACCGAGATCTTCTCGGTCGAGGTACCTGAGCGCACCTTCGCGCGCTATCCCTTCAAGAAAGGGGACCCTGCGCAGATATGGGGGCGCTACAGCCGCGGAGAGGCGGTTCTCGTTTCCGAGCCTTACAGCTACCGTCATCACGTGGGACCCGGTGACAGCGTCACCCTTCGCACCGCCCGCGGTCCGAAGCGCTTTCCGATCGCAGGCATCATCTACGACTACGGAAGCGATGCGGGCATCGTCATCATGAGTCGGCGCGCCTACGTGGATAACTTCAAGGACGAAAGCGTCGACGGCATGTCCTTTACCGCCTTGAAGGGGATGCAACCGGAGCAGCTGCGGACCATGGTGCTTGAACAGGTGCGTGGGGAGGAGGTGACCGTGATCTCCAACGGCGAGCTCCGCCGGGCTACCGTGGAGATTTTCGACCGCACCTTTGCCATCACGGGCGTCTTGCGCATGCTCACCATGCTGGTCGCCTTCGTGGGGATACTCTCGGCCCTCATGGCGATGCAGGTTGAGCGGGCGAGGGAGCTGGCCGTGATGCGTGCGGTGGGGCTCACTCCGGGGCAGGTCTGGGGGGTGATTTGCGGCGAAACCGCGATCATCGGCACCATCGCCGGTGTTCTCTCGTTGCCGCTTGGGATCATAGAGGCGCTGGTGCTCATCTACGTGATTAACCTGCGCTCCTTCGGATGGACCATGCAGTTTGCGGTGACGCCTGGCGAACTCGCGGAAGCGCTCCTGCTTTCCCTGAGCGCCGCCCTTATCGCAGGGATCTACCCGTCCTTAAGGATCGCACGCACTTCTCCCGCGCTTGCGCTCAAGGAGGAGGACTGA
- a CDS encoding outer membrane lipoprotein LolB — MNIVYRRTLGRIFLLSLLAVQLFGCATARKPLTGLIPGRSVETLQSSVSISASSAGRSSAGRGYLIYQAPDLYHLAILSPFGQTILEAFGGNDRFTCVVPSRQLAYTGALSELPEASALKSIQLLRWVMAPSPVPLPAPPRYTMTDAGTTYHFDQTGMLEKKVTASGNEVHYEGYQAVEGIAFPETITIRDASGAEARIVFDEPQLNAPVEEGTLRPDLTGMTVLPLADFKAM; from the coding sequence GTGAACATCGTGTACCGTCGGACGCTTGGTCGTATCTTCCTTCTTTCACTTCTCGCAGTGCAGCTTTTCGGCTGTGCGACTGCCCGAAAACCGCTCACGGGGCTTATCCCGGGGCGTAGCGTCGAGACACTCCAGTCGTCGGTCAGCATAAGCGCTTCTTCGGCCGGGCGGAGCAGCGCGGGGCGCGGGTATCTAATCTACCAGGCACCCGACCTCTACCATTTGGCCATCCTTTCTCCCTTCGGCCAGACCATTCTCGAGGCCTTCGGCGGGAACGACCGCTTCACCTGCGTTGTCCCTTCCCGCCAGTTGGCCTACACGGGTGCCCTCTCGGAACTGCCCGAGGCGAGCGCGCTGAAGAGCATCCAGCTCCTCAGGTGGGTGATGGCTCCGTCTCCCGTGCCTCTTCCGGCTCCTCCCCGATACACCATGACCGACGCCGGGACGACCTATCATTTCGATCAGACAGGTATGCTCGAGAAAAAGGTCACCGCTTCCGGAAATGAGGTGCACTACGAGGGGTACCAGGCGGTGGAGGGGATCGCGTTCCCTGAAACCATCACCATCCGCGACGCTTCCGGCGCCGAGGCGCGCATCGTCTTCGATGAGCCGCAGCTGAACGCGCCGGTCGAGGAGGGGACGCTACGCCCCGATCTGACCGGCATGACTGTGCTGCCGCTTGCCGATTTCAAGGCGATGTGA
- a CDS encoding cytochrome d ubiquinol oxidase subunit II, whose translation MTDPVTLAALVLVVALILYALFGGADFGGGIWTALAFGPRAREQREALFNAIGPVWETNHVWLIFIVVTLFTAFPSGFAALFIALMPPLVLALIGINFRGAAFAFRHYGRETGREVPLSARVFEIASVLTPFTLGMAVSATASGTITINYGVTATGTSVWLTPFTLMGGLIGLAICAYLAPVYMTVRVAPPLQDDFRDAAIAAGVALGIATAAMIPLALRYAPRFSQRLLESWPMFFVVLAVFAGVGTQLLLLWRRFRGAQLCAGATVVLTVAGFAAALAPDLIVGEMSLEAAAAPRASLVAYLAILPFGALILIPSLVFLYWTFRGEPSSALPPAGSESGSSEKM comes from the coding sequence ATGACTGACCCTGTAACGCTTGCTGCGCTGGTTCTGGTGGTCGCCCTCATACTCTACGCCCTGTTCGGCGGAGCCGATTTCGGAGGGGGCATTTGGACCGCGCTCGCCTTCGGTCCCCGTGCGCGTGAGCAGCGCGAGGCTCTTTTCAACGCGATCGGTCCCGTGTGGGAAACGAACCACGTGTGGCTCATCTTCATCGTGGTGACGCTCTTCACCGCTTTCCCATCCGGATTTGCCGCCCTTTTCATCGCGCTCATGCCGCCTCTGGTGCTCGCCCTGATCGGCATAAATTTCAGGGGGGCGGCCTTCGCCTTCCGCCACTACGGCCGGGAAACCGGACGGGAGGTCCCGCTTAGCGCGCGCGTTTTCGAAATCGCCAGCGTGCTCACCCCCTTCACCCTGGGGATGGCCGTTTCCGCGACTGCTTCGGGAACCATCACCATCAACTACGGCGTCACTGCGACGGGTACGTCAGTCTGGCTCACCCCGTTCACCCTCATGGGCGGTTTGATCGGGCTTGCCATATGCGCCTATCTCGCCCCCGTCTACATGACCGTCCGGGTGGCGCCGCCGCTCCAGGACGACTTCAGGGACGCGGCTATCGCGGCGGGTGTCGCGCTTGGTATCGCTACCGCTGCTATGATCCCGCTCGCCCTGCGTTACGCCCCCCGCTTCAGCCAAAGGCTTCTCGAGTCGTGGCCCATGTTTTTCGTCGTGCTCGCCGTATTTGCCGGAGTGGGGACGCAGCTTCTGTTGCTGTGGCGCCGCTTCAGGGGGGCTCAACTTTGCGCTGGAGCCACCGTCGTTCTCACCGTGGCGGGATTTGCCGCAGCGCTGGCACCGGATCTCATCGTGGGCGAGATGTCTCTCGAGGCAGCGGCGGCACCCCGCGCATCACTGGTGGCTTATCTTGCGATTCTTCCCTTCGGGGCATTGATACTGATTCCTTCGCTCGTTTTTCTCTACTGGACCTTCCGAGGGGAGCCTTCCTCGGCACTCCCTCCTGCCGGATCAGAAAGCGGATCATCTGAAAAGATGTGA
- a CDS encoding spinster family MFS transporter: MKVAISPAYRRYALGLLLAVNLLNYIDRQVLFAVFPLIKADFGISDTELGFLGSAFMLSYMLIAPVFGWLGDHWNRVRLASSGLIIWSFATILAGFAPGYRSLLAARATVGVGEASFGTVSPGLIADFFEKEKRGSVLSWFYVAIPVGSALGYLMGGVLGQRFGWHYAFLMVGLPGLLVALPLWFLRAPERRVDPDAPQTEKGMGAYLQLFHNRSFVTNTLAMAAMTFAIGGLAQWIPTFLFRTHALNVEKANLMFGATTVVAGILGTLVGGVLGDRWQKKSSKGYLLVSGWGFFIGAPFAAWAIMAPGVPACMAAIFVAEFFLFLNTGPLNTVIINVTNPAVRAMAFAVNIFFIHALGDAVSPSILGWFSDLWGLRNALLTTPMVMALAGVFCFICGRFVAEDMALAEPPEVG, translated from the coding sequence ATGAAGGTAGCCATATCCCCTGCCTATCGCCGCTATGCCCTGGGGCTTCTCCTTGCAGTGAACCTGCTCAACTACATCGACCGGCAGGTCCTTTTCGCCGTGTTCCCGCTGATCAAGGCCGATTTCGGCATAAGCGACACGGAACTCGGTTTTCTAGGCAGCGCCTTCATGCTGAGCTATATGCTGATCGCGCCTGTCTTCGGCTGGCTCGGCGATCACTGGAACCGCGTCCGCCTCGCCTCGAGCGGCTTGATCATCTGGAGCTTCGCCACAATCCTTGCCGGTTTCGCCCCCGGGTATCGTTCGCTTCTCGCGGCCCGCGCCACCGTCGGGGTAGGGGAGGCGAGCTTCGGAACGGTCTCCCCCGGGCTCATTGCGGACTTTTTCGAGAAGGAAAAGCGCGGCAGCGTCCTTTCCTGGTTTTACGTCGCCATCCCCGTGGGGAGCGCCCTCGGATACCTCATGGGTGGCGTGCTGGGGCAGCGCTTCGGCTGGCACTACGCATTTCTCATGGTGGGGCTTCCAGGGCTCTTGGTCGCTTTGCCGCTGTGGTTTCTGCGCGCCCCGGAGCGCCGCGTCGATCCGGATGCCCCGCAGACCGAAAAGGGGATGGGCGCGTACCTGCAGCTCTTCCACAACCGTTCTTTCGTCACCAACACCCTTGCCATGGCGGCGATGACCTTCGCCATCGGCGGGCTCGCCCAGTGGATCCCCACCTTTTTGTTCCGCACCCATGCGCTGAACGTCGAGAAGGCGAACCTGATGTTCGGTGCGACGACCGTGGTGGCCGGCATTCTCGGCACCCTCGTCGGCGGGGTGCTCGGGGACCGCTGGCAGAAGAAAAGCAGCAAGGGGTACCTGCTTGTTTCCGGCTGGGGGTTCTTCATCGGCGCCCCCTTTGCCGCCTGGGCCATAATGGCGCCGGGCGTCCCCGCCTGCATGGCGGCCATCTTCGTTGCCGAGTTTTTCCTTTTTCTGAACACAGGTCCGCTCAACACGGTGATCATCAACGTGACGAACCCCGCGGTGCGCGCCATGGCCTTCGCGGTGAACATCTTCTTCATCCATGCCCTGGGAGATGCGGTCTCCCCGTCGATCCTCGGCTGGTTCTCCGATCTCTGGGGGCTGAGAAACGCGCTTTTGACGACGCCGATGGTAATGGCGCTGGCCGGCGTTTTCTGTTTCATCTGCGGCCGGTTCGTGGCTGAGGATATGGCGCTCGCTGAACCGCCGGAGGTTGGGTGA
- a CDS encoding ABC transporter ATP-binding protein: MAEPIVELQGIGKSFVEGDRERVVFRDAELAITPGEWVFLLGRSGSGKSTLLNLLSGIDLPDRGEVLIEGRALNRMSERERTLFRRYHIGFVFQFYNLIPTLTVLENILLPLELSGQLTELHKTRARELLDAVGLADRAGAFPDRLSGGEQQRVAVARALVHEPKLVLADEPTGNLDADTGRQVLDLFQRLLRPSGTTLVLVTHSGEVAALADRVLTIRNGVLVEAEAGTRS; encoded by the coding sequence ATGGCAGAACCGATTGTTGAACTGCAGGGGATCGGCAAGAGCTTCGTCGAGGGGGACCGCGAGCGCGTGGTCTTTCGCGACGCGGAGCTCGCCATCACGCCAGGAGAATGGGTGTTTCTCCTGGGACGGAGCGGTTCCGGGAAATCCACCCTCTTGAACCTGCTAAGCGGCATCGATCTCCCCGACCGCGGCGAGGTCCTGATCGAGGGGCGTGCGCTGAACCGCATGAGTGAGCGGGAACGCACCCTTTTCCGTCGCTACCATATCGGCTTCGTCTTCCAGTTCTACAACCTGATACCGACCCTCACCGTTCTCGAGAACATCCTCCTTCCCCTTGAACTTTCCGGCCAGCTCACCGAATTGCACAAGACCCGTGCCCGCGAGCTCCTTGACGCCGTAGGCCTTGCCGACCGCGCGGGCGCCTTCCCGGATCGTCTCTCCGGCGGAGAACAGCAGCGCGTCGCCGTGGCCCGAGCCCTCGTGCACGAGCCGAAACTGGTGCTTGCCGATGAACCGACCGGAAACCTGGATGCGGACACGGGGCGCCAGGTGCTCGACCTTTTCCAGCGTCTGCTCAGGCCTTCGGGGACCACGCTCGTCCTCGTGACGCACAGCGGCGAGGTGGCCGCACTTGCCGACCGCGTGCTCACCATCAGAAACGGGGTGCTGGTCGAGGCCGAGGCGGGTACCCGGTCATGA